Genomic window (Paenibacillus sp. PK3_47):
AAGACTTATCCGTTTGCATACGGTGCAGCATTCCGTTGCTTTCATTATTGATATACCTATCCACAATCCCCTGGGGAACCCCTTTTACAGCGGTAATCCCATCTTTCACCAGCAGGAACATACTGGAATCAAAAGCATACTGCCGGTTCATAAATTCCAGGAACTTATCGGCAAACTCCTGTTTGTCGAGGGTATAGGTAATATCATGGTTCAGCTGGTTGCTCCGCTCCAGCATCGTCTTGGTCAACTCAGTTTTTTTCAGTGTATCTGCCAGCTCCTGCTGCGCAGTTTTCATGGTGGTGATGTTGTTGGCGATCATAATATACTGATAGATGCTGCCCTCATCATTGAGGTACGGCATTACCGTCATATGCACCCAGACAGCCGCTCCGGTCTTGGACACGATTTGAAGCTCGTCACTCCAGACGCTGCCTGTATTCAATTTAAGAATAAGCTGCTTCAATTCAACGCCGGTAAGAGTATGCATCTCAAAAAATTGATAAGTAGACCCGATAATTTCTGAATTCTTGTACCCCGTATAGTCACTCAGATTATCATTGGCATAAGTGAACACACCTGCCGGTGACAAAATAGCAACAGCGGCAGAATGATCCAGCGCCTTCATCATACTGCGGATTTCGTTCAAAGAGCGCTCCAGCTTGAACTGCTGATCATGCAGCTCGTCCTGCTGGGCATGCAGCTCCTCATTCTGCATCGTCAGCTCTTCCTCTTTGTCCTGAATACTTCTCGCCATATTAAGGAAAGCCTCATACAGACGGCCGATCTCATCCTGCCTGTGGAGCTTACCCAGCAGAACCGGACCGCCTGCGGCAAGCGAATTGGCCGCCTCCTCCAGGCTGACGATCGGGTTAACGATCACCTTCAGAATTCCCCAAATGACAACCGTCATTATAAGCATCAAAATAGCACTCAAAACAAAAGCGACCAGTATAAAAGTATTGGCCCGCCGGATAGAATCCTCTGTCAGCTGGTTCAGTAAATTGTCCGCACGTTCCTTATATCCCTTCGTATAGGCAAGAAAATCATTGACAGCCTGCGTGTTACCATCCTGGCTCAATGCCCGCAGCCCCGGATAATTATCCTGCTCTGCCAGAGCAATGGCCTGAGGCAGGGTAACGTTCTCGAACTGTACACTAAATGCCTTCAGATCGTCATTAAACTGCGCTTCTTCCGGTGACAATTTAAGTTTCGAATAGGCATCCAGTACAAGATTAAGCTCCTGCAGCGCCGTATAGGCCAGATTCAGCTCATTTTCACTTTTGAGCAGCGTATATCCCCTTACCCGAAAGAACACATCATTCAGTGTGGAGGCCAGTTCGCTTACAGTATCCGCCTTGTGCTCCAATACCTCGCGCTCCGCACTGATCTTCTGCTGCTGATGGTTGATATAGACAAATAAGGCGATGCCCGTCAGCACGATCAATACAAATAAACCCGAAACAATGCGGAAATATCTCTTCCTGATGCTCATATTAGACAGTTTTGTTGTTTTCACCGAGAATGCCCTCCACAATCTGCAGAAGCTCCATCGGACTAAAAGGTTTTGGCATGAAATAACGGGCTCCTGCTTCTTTGGCCCTGTTCCGGTCCGCATCCTGCGCTTTGGCTGTCAGCATTAAAATGGGGGTCGAGCTCTTCACTTGCTCATCCAGCGCGCCAAGAACCTCTACTCCGGTCATTTCCGGCATCATATAATCCAGAATCACCAGATCATAACGGTCATCCGACAGCTTCGCAAGACCCTCCGCACCGTTCTCAGCCTTATGAATTTCCACATCCTCCAGATCCTCCAGCGTATCCTCAATCAGCATGCGCAGCACTTCCTCGTCGTCTACCACTAGTACCTTTTGCATCATTACATCACCTTTCTTGTTACCCGGTAACCGGCGTTCCTTTAGAATAATAATCTGTTAGCCAGCCGTTCGATTCTTGCCAGCAGCTCCGGCAAATGGAACGGCTTGATGACATAATCGTCTGCCCCCATCTGCAATGCGTGTATAATGTCCCGCTGGTCGTTGCGTCCGGTCAGCATAATTACGAGCACATTGGCACCGGGATGGCTGGCGCGAATCCGTTCAAGAACCTCCAGACCATCCATTTCAGGCATAATTCCATCAAGCAGAATAATGAATTTCTCATCGGGAGAATACCAGTCCGACTGCAGAAAATCCGGTCCTTTGGAATAGCTTTTGATTCTGAGTTCACTGCTGAAGCCTGGTTCCCAGCTTGTAAAATGGTTGGTCACCATTCTGCGGATCAGCGCATCATCGTCTACAATGATCACATTAAGCACAGAAAGCGCCTTACCGTTCATTAACCGCTCCGTGTATATGGTAGTCTGGTTTCTTCCGGCATGTTTGCTGGTATAGAGCGCCTTATCCGCTTCCTCTATTAGTTTATCGGCATTCTGGTGATGATCTTTTATCTCGGAAATTCCGCAGGAGAAGGTGACCTTAAAGTTCTCCTTTTTGGCCAAAAAATGATTTTCCGCAAAATTCTGCTGGATCCGTTCAATGACAAGCATGGCAGATAACGCATCCGTATTGGGCATGAACAGGGCGAATTCTTCCCCCCCGTAACGACAGAATGTGTCCTCCATACGGATAGATTGCTTAACCACCTTGGCAAAGGTCTGCAGCACCTCGTCCCCGAGCAGATGGCCGTAAGTATCATTAACCTGTTTAAAATAATCCAGATCCATCAGCGCAAGGGTAAAGGTACGTTCTGTCCGTTTAAAGTCAGAAAACAGCTTCTTCATCGTCTGATTAAAATATTTGCGGTTAAATGCTCCGGTCAGCTCATCCACAATGATGGATTCCTGCCATTCCCGTTTCAGTTCAAACCGGTTCTTGATCAGCACCGTAAATAATTCCATATCTAAAGGTTTGGTTATATAATCCATTACGCCCAGCGAATAGGCATACTTCCGGATCCCATTGGAGTGTTCGCCGCTAATAATCAGGATCGGAATCCGTTCCTTCTTTGCCTTGCCGATGATTTGCTGAAGCACATCAATCCCGCTTTGGTCAGGCAGCACAATATCCAGCAGCAGCAGATCTGGCTTATTCTCGTAAAAAAGCCTGAGGCCCCGTTCCGCAGATAACGCGACGCTTACATAATAGGACTGCTTCTCAAGCACTTCCCTCAGATAAGCTACCAGCTCCACATCGTCATCAATAATCAGGATTTCATATTGCTGGCCTTTGTCTCCAGGCTGCCGTATTGTACCGGGTTCCGGTGAAGGCAGCGCTCCGGTCTCAGGCTCCTCGAACAATTCCAGTAAAGGGTATAAATAATCCCCCCACTCCGCCTCTGTAAAGCTTCTATTGTTATCCTCCGAGAAATAGAGCAGCGTACTCCCTGAGAACTTCTCTACCTTGTCCAAACCTACCGTTCCCGCTGTTCCTTTCAGGTTGTGCAGGAAACGGTAGATTTCCTTTTCCTCAATTTCCGCCAGCTCCGACCATTTCACCAGAGTCTGCCGGGTGCGCTGTTCAACCAGCTCTTTATATTTTCTAGTAGTCATCGTTACTCCTTTAAAACCATGATGTTCAATTCCTTCAGATGATCACGTACTTGTTACGCTGTCAACTGTATTTTAAAGAAAAGAGCCCTTAAGAGCAAACATATTAGTATACGGACAAAAAACCTTCGGTTGCCGCAGGTGTCATCATTTGCCATAATAATTGAAAGAGTTCACTCCGTTAAAGCGGCGGATGGACAGAGAATAGATGCATAGGAGGCTGTCTCATTGAAAGGAATCATTACTGTACTCGGAAAAGACAAAGTTGGAATTATTGCCAAAGTCTGCACGTATCTTGCGGAACACAACCTGAACATCCTCGATATTTCGCAGACGATTGTCCAGGACTATTTTAACATGATGATGATTGTGGATATTTCCTCACCGAGCAAGTCTTTTGAAGAGATTGTTGAGGATCTGCAGCATGTGGGCGAAGAGATCGGCGTGGAGATCAAGCTGCAGCACGAGGATATATTCAATATCATGCACCGGATCTAATCAAACCTTAAGGAGTAACCGATATGATTTCAATTGTTGAAGTGCAGGAAACGAATAAAATGATCCGCGAAATGAACCTGGATGTCCGTACGATTACGATGGGAATCAGCCTGATGGACTGCGCCCATACCGATCTGAAGGTGTTCAACCGGAATGTATATGACAAAATCACCCGTTCTGCCGAGAAGCTGGTGAAGACCGGCGAGGATCTGGAACGGCAATTCGGTGTACCGATCGTTAATAAGCGGATCTCCGTAACGCCGGTCTCGATTGCTGCGGGGGCCGTACATACAGATACTTACGTACCGGTAGCGGAAATTCTGGACAAGGCTGCCAGGGAAGTCGGTGTGAACTTCATCGGCGGTTTCTCGGCGCTTGTGCAGAAGGGCTGCACCAAAGGCGACCGCATCCTGATCGACAGCATTCCAGAAGCTCTCGCTGTAACCGAAAGAGTCTGCTCCTCCATAAATGTCGGCTCCTCGCGCAGCGGTATCAATATGGATGCCGTCAAACTGATGGGCGATATTATCCTGCAGACCGCAGAGCGTACGAAGGACCGCGATTCGATCGGCTGCGCCAAGCTGGTCGTGTTCTGCAATGCCGTAGAGGACAATCCGTTCATGGCCGGGGCATTTCACGGGGTAGGCGAACGCGAATGCGTCATTAATGTCGGTGTAAGCGGTCCGGGGGTTATCAAGCGTGCGCTGGAGGAAGTGAAGGGGCAGGATTTCGAGACCCTGTGCGAAACGATCAAACGGACGGCTTTCAAGGTCACCCGGGTTGGACAGCTTGTTGCCCAAGAGGCTTCCAAGCGGCTGAATGTACCTTTTGGCATTATTGACCTGTCTCTGGCGCCGACGCCGCTGATCGGTGACTCCATCGCTGAAATCTTCCAGGTCATGGGCCTTGAGGAAGCCGGTGCTCCCGGCACCACGGCAGCACTTGCGATTCTGAATGACAATGTCAAAAAAGGCGGCGTCATGGCCTCCTCCTATGTCGGGGGCCTAAGCGGCGCATTCATTCCGGTCAGCGAGGACCACGGCATGATTCAGGCGGTGCAGCGCGGTGCGCTGACGCTGGAGAAGCTGGAGGCGATGACCTGTGTCTGCTCCGTCGGCCTCGACATGATTGCGATTCCGGGCAGTACCAGCAAAGAGACCATCTCCGGTATTATCGCCGACGAAGCCGCGATCGGGATGGTCAACAACAAGACAACTGCCGTGCGTGTCATTCCGGTCATCGGCAAGGAGGTCGGGGAGATGGTCGAGTTCGGCGGGCTGCTCGGCTACGCACCGGTGATGGAAGTGAACCGGTTCAACTGTGCCGGGTTCGTCAACCGCGGCGGCCGGATTCCTGCCCCGATCCACAGCTTCAAGAACTAAGATACGGCAAACAGCACTGCTCCCTTCCTGCTGCAGGGGGGACCGGTGCTTTTTGTTATGGAAGCAAAGAACCAAAATTAACGCCGGGCATACAATGTACTACTTTATATGGAAGGTAGTGCTAACCATGGGTTTTCAGCCAGCAATGCAGCAAAGGGTGCTTTATCAGGCAGACAACAATTTAGTCCAAAGCTTAACTACCCTCAGAAACCGGCTGCATCATGTATGCAGGCAACACGCCAATCAGTTTGTCCGTATTGAAACGCTGGATGGACAGGTTTACACCGGAAGAATTGTCGGCTGTGACAGGGGATTGTTTTACCTCGCTGTATCAAAGCCCGGAGTGAACCGTGCGTTCTTCGGGAACCCTTTTAACAGCAGTGATGAAGCCATTCTCACTTTGGTCCTGTATGAACTGCTTGTAATTACTTTATTGTATACTTAGCAGGAGCCAAGAGCCTACGCAGGGCAGGCTCTTTATTTTTGCTTGTATGCAGTTTTAGAATGTTGCAAGAATGATGACCAGGAGAATGTAAAGCACCAGAATTGTAGTGGTGGAAGTGAACATTCCACCGACATTTGCACATCCGCTCATTGTCTTACCTCCTTTGCAAGATCAACTTACAAACCCATCATATGCACTATGCCCTGCCGGTGTATGGACGGATAACTATGGTTTTGTTAAAGAACCCGGCATCAAAAAAGCCGACCTCCTGACAGCAGGAGGCCGGCTTTTTAAATAGGTTCATTTTGCATCACACATGCCCCAGCTTACCGGGGTCCATGACCAGATAAAGATTTTGGATCTCTTTTCCGCCTTTATTCAGGTTCAGGCACAGCACGGCTTTGACTTCTTCCAGGTCTTTGAACAGGATTTGAAGCTCCCCATTGATTATACCGGCCTCCGTCCTCCACTGATGCAGCTGTCTCAGCACCCGGCGAGAGGTCAAGAGTGCCGCTACTCCTTTACGGCCAGCCATTGGTCTAAGGATCGTATGGACATTCTCCCCTCCACCATCTGCGATGAGCACAGGATGTTCGGCTAAAAGCTGCAGCAGGCCGCTTACATCATAAGCGGCAAATGCAGCAGTGAAGCGGTCCAGCAGACGCTCACGGGAGGACTCCTGATCCCTATCAAATCCCTGGCCCGATGATTCGGTCTGCAGCCTCCGCCTGGCCCGGCTGAACAGCTGGCGGCAGCTTCCCTCAGATCTGTCCAGCATTTCTGCAATCGCCCCGTAATCATATTGAAAGGCTTCCCGGAGGATAAAAACAGCGCGCTCCGTCGGAGACAGCCGCTCGAGCATGACCAGAAAGGCATAGGACAGGCTTTCCTTGCGTTCTGCAGCCTCTTCCGGACCGTCCAAAGGTCCGCTTACAGGTTCCGGCAGCCATTCCCCGATATATGTCTCTCTGAGACTGCGTGCAGAATGGAGCAGATTGAGGCAGCGGTTAGTAATACCTTTTGCCAGATACGCCTTCATGTTTACAATCCCGCTCCGGTCACGCCTCTGCAGCTCCGCAAAACAATCCTGCACAGCGTCCTCCGCGTCAGCCACGCTGCCAAGCATCCGGTAGGCGATAGAGAATGCATATCCTTTATAGCAGAGATATAAATCCTCCATCCCGGGCTGTTCCTGTACAGAGAATAGGTCTGACACTTCATTTTTTTGAGATTTCACTGGTTCATAACCCCTCATTCCGGCAACTCTGCTTTTGACCTAGAGGTCTGCTCCCGGATACATTCCTGTGGAAATTGCAATCCGGTTCCAGCTGTTGATGGTATTGATATTCATAATCCAGTCCACAAATTCCTCTTCACTGAAATGTTCGCGTACCTTATCGTAAACTGCCTGCGGTACACCTGCTTTGCTGATCTCTGTCACCGTCTCGGCAAGCTCCAGCAGCGCTCTCTCTTTGGCCTTAAAGATTGGCGCCTCCCGCCATACACAGAGAAGCAGCAGCTTATCCTGATAGTCTCCCAGCTTCAGCAGATCCTTGGCGTGCATATCCAGGCAGAAGGCACAGCCATTCAGCTGTGACACACGTATTTTAACAAGCTCTGTAAGCACCTTATCGCTCGTCCGGCCGGCATTATGCTGCTCCAGTGCCATCATGGCCCGGAATGCCGGCGCATTCACTTTTCTGTAATTGAATCTTAAGCTCATTCCATTCGCCTCCAATAAATGTATTCATTACTGAAGACAAATGAATGCTTATTTTTGTGACAAGATTTATGTTTATGCTCCGGCTTTCCGTACTTTTCGCGAGTGTATCAGCCGCCATCCCGTCAGCAGCGCCGACACCAGGCATATCGCCGAAGAGGTCATGAAGACAACATGCATGCCGGCGAGAAAAATATCGGGACGTCCCGGAACCAGGTCAGTAACCCGGTGTCCTGCTTCTCTGCTCATTACATTGAACAGAATGGATGTCGCGATTGTAATTCCTACAACCATCCCCACATTGCGGACCAGTGAATTTACACTGCCTGCCGATCCCAGCTGCGTCCGCGGCACTTTGGACATAATCAGCGAGTTATTGGGCGACTGGAACAGACCGCTGCCGATCCCGAGCATGGCAATCCAGAGGCCGACAAGAATGACGGAGCTGCCTTCATGAAGACGGGCCAGTCCAAACTGGGCGACCACCATAACCATCAATCCGGAAAAGGTAAGTGATTCCGAACCGATTTTGTCGGATAAAGCGCCGCTGAGCGGAGCCACGATGACCATGGATATCGGAAAGAGCATCAGCAGAAATCCTGCATAAAACGGCGACAGGTTCAGCATGTTCTGCGCATAAAACGGGGCAATAATGTTGAAGCAGAAATTGGCCACAAAGACCAGAAACGCACAAAGAATACTAAGCGAGAATAACGGATTCTTGAACAATGACAGCTGCAGCAGCGGCTGTGAACGGCGCATTTCCACGATCAGAAAAGCAATGAATGCAGCGGCTGCAGCAATAATTGCCGAGATAATCCGTGGATCCCCGTATCCTAGCTGCTGGCCAAGCAGCAGACCGGCAAAGAGTGTGATAATAAAAACCGCGAACAGCATGCTGCCCGGGATATCAATTCCGGATTTTACTCTTACCAGGTCTTTCGGCAGAACCTTCCATCCGAGCACAATCGCAATCAATCCAATAGGAACGTTAACCCAGAAAATATACTCCCAGCCCAGTGTCGAAACAATAATTCCGCCCAGACTGGGCCCGGCAATGCTGCCGAGCGAGACGAACGTACCGATTAACCCGAGTGCTTTCCCCCGCTCAGTTGCCGGGAATATGTCCGTAACAATCCCTTGGCTGTTGGCCATTGTCATAGATGCGCCTACTGCTTGGATTACACGCGACACAA
Coding sequences:
- a CDS encoding ACT domain-containing protein; protein product: MKGIITVLGKDKVGIIAKVCTYLAEHNLNILDISQTIVQDYFNMMMIVDISSPSKSFEEIVEDLQHVGEEIGVEIKLQHEDIFNIMHRI
- a CDS encoding YjcZ family sporulation protein is translated as MSGCANVGGMFTSTTTILVLYILLVIILATF
- a CDS encoding response regulator, which translates into the protein MQKVLVVDDEEVLRMLIEDTLEDLEDVEIHKAENGAEGLAKLSDDRYDLVILDYMMPEMTGVEVLGALDEQVKSSTPILMLTAKAQDADRNRAKEAGARYFMPKPFSPMELLQIVEGILGENNKTV
- a CDS encoding PFL family protein, with product MISIVEVQETNKMIREMNLDVRTITMGISLMDCAHTDLKVFNRNVYDKITRSAEKLVKTGEDLERQFGVPIVNKRISVTPVSIAAGAVHTDTYVPVAEILDKAAREVGVNFIGGFSALVQKGCTKGDRILIDSIPEALAVTERVCSSINVGSSRSGINMDAVKLMGDIILQTAERTKDRDSIGCAKLVVFCNAVEDNPFMAGAFHGVGERECVINVGVSGPGVIKRALEEVKGQDFETLCETIKRTAFKVTRVGQLVAQEASKRLNVPFGIIDLSLAPTPLIGDSIAEIFQVMGLEEAGAPGTTAALAILNDNVKKGGVMASSYVGGLSGAFIPVSEDHGMIQAVQRGALTLEKLEAMTCVCSVGLDMIAIPGSTSKETISGIIADEAAIGMVNNKTTAVRVIPVIGKEVGEMVEFGGLLGYAPVMEVNRFNCAGFVNRGGRIPAPIHSFKN
- a CDS encoding sigma-70 family RNA polymerase sigma factor: MRGYEPVKSQKNEVSDLFSVQEQPGMEDLYLCYKGYAFSIAYRMLGSVADAEDAVQDCFAELQRRDRSGIVNMKAYLAKGITNRCLNLLHSARSLRETYIGEWLPEPVSGPLDGPEEAAERKESLSYAFLVMLERLSPTERAVFILREAFQYDYGAIAEMLDRSEGSCRQLFSRARRRLQTESSGQGFDRDQESSRERLLDRFTAAFAAYDVSGLLQLLAEHPVLIADGGGENVHTILRPMAGRKGVAALLTSRRVLRQLHQWRTEAGIINGELQILFKDLEEVKAVLCLNLNKGGKEIQNLYLVMDPGKLGHV
- a CDS encoding MFS transporter → MSSIGATYQEDAAIQKKRWTILIVLNLFTFMSTLDGSIVNIALPVLVKQLNLPVAQVEWVTTGYLMAICSVILFFGKLGDIAGKIRIFKMGTVVFIIGSLLCGLSTTLPFLIVSRVIQAVGASMTMANSQGIVTDIFPATERGKALGLIGTFVSLGSIAGPSLGGIIVSTLGWEYIFWVNVPIGLIAIVLGWKVLPKDLVRVKSGIDIPGSMLFAVFIITLFAGLLLGQQLGYGDPRIISAIIAAAAAFIAFLIVEMRRSQPLLQLSLFKNPLFSLSILCAFLVFVANFCFNIIAPFYAQNMLNLSPFYAGFLLMLFPISMVIVAPLSGALSDKIGSESLTFSGLMVMVVAQFGLARLHEGSSVILVGLWIAMLGIGSGLFQSPNNSLIMSKVPRTQLGSAGSVNSLVRNVGMVVGITIATSILFNVMSREAGHRVTDLVPGRPDIFLAGMHVVFMTSSAICLVSALLTGWRLIHSRKVRKAGA
- a CDS encoding carboxymuconolactone decarboxylase family protein, whose protein sequence is MSLRFNYRKVNAPAFRAMMALEQHNAGRTSDKVLTELVKIRVSQLNGCAFCLDMHAKDLLKLGDYQDKLLLLCVWREAPIFKAKERALLELAETVTEISKAGVPQAVYDKVREHFSEEEFVDWIMNINTINSWNRIAISTGMYPGADL
- a CDS encoding diguanylate cyclase; this encodes MTTRKYKELVEQRTRQTLVKWSELAEIEEKEIYRFLHNLKGTAGTVGLDKVEKFSGSTLLYFSEDNNRSFTEAEWGDYLYPLLELFEEPETGALPSPEPGTIRQPGDKGQQYEILIIDDDVELVAYLREVLEKQSYYVSVALSAERGLRLFYENKPDLLLLDIVLPDQSGIDVLQQIIGKAKKERIPILIISGEHSNGIRKYAYSLGVMDYITKPLDMELFTVLIKNRFELKREWQESIIVDELTGAFNRKYFNQTMKKLFSDFKRTERTFTLALMDLDYFKQVNDTYGHLLGDEVLQTFAKVVKQSIRMEDTFCRYGGEEFALFMPNTDALSAMLVIERIQQNFAENHFLAKKENFKVTFSCGISEIKDHHQNADKLIEEADKALYTSKHAGRNQTTIYTERLMNGKALSVLNVIIVDDDALIRRMVTNHFTSWEPGFSSELRIKSYSKGPDFLQSDWYSPDEKFIILLDGIMPEMDGLEVLERIRASHPGANVLVIMLTGRNDQRDIIHALQMGADDYVIKPFHLPELLARIERLANRLLF